ttttcccgacggaagaaggtggaagagagaatgtcccggggtgcgtggggtccttgattatgctggctgctttgccgaggcagcgggaagtgtagacagagtcaatggatgggaggctggtttgcgtgatggattgggctacattcacaaccttttgtagtttcttgcggagccttaccaagctgtgatacgtccAGAAAGGATGGtctctgagggtggcacagtggttagcactgctgcctcacagcgccagggacccgggttcgattcccggccttgggtcactgtctgtgtggagtctgcacgttctccccgtgtctgcgtgggtttcctctgggtgctccagtttcctcccacagtctgaaagacgtgctggttagggtgcattggccgtgctaaattctccctcagtgtacccgaacaggcgccggagtgtggcgactaggggattttcacagtaacttcattgcggtgttaatgtaagcctagttgtgactaataaataactttaactttacttttccggggaccgtatccctctattcccatcctattcatgtacttgtccagacgcccctcaaaattcactatcgtatctgcttccactacctcccccagcgagttccaggcacccaccaccctctgtgtaaaaaacctgcctcgtccatctcctttgaaccttgcccctcgcaccttaaacctgtgccccccctagtaattgactctttccaccctgggaaaaagcttctgactatccacttcatGAAGAGTCAcagcctcgactttctcaggaggctagggAAATTCAGCACGTCCGTTACGCCTCTCACCAACtaactgttcgggtcaatgcaccctaaccagcacgtctttcagactgtgggaggaaaccggagcacccggaggaaacccacgcagacacggggagaacgtgcagactccacacagacagtgacccaaggccgggaatcgaacctgggtccctggcactgtgaggcagcagtgctaacccactgtgccaccctatggcaagggttttagttcaagttgggcagcatggtcggtgcaggcttggagggccgaagggcctgttcctgtactgtaattttctttgcgctttgttctctctctctctctctctctctgtgccctattcatttacaggatacaGGCCCTTTGCCTTAGTGTAGCGCCTACAATCCACTGCAGTTTAACATTCAGACAGAATAACGAAACGTCTACAATGTGTTTTAATGGCCACCGTTTGCTTCTATTAGATGTCACTGGATGCAGGAGAGAAGCAGAAGCGATCAGAGGCACGGCAGACCGGGGCGCCCACGGCAAGAGGGCGGCGGTAACCAGCGGGTGGGAGATCCTCGTCTGCCTCACCGGCGTGGCTCAGTCGGTGTTGAATTCGGTGCTGGCCCTTGTCGTTGGTCTACTCCACAGCCTCCCAGTGCCAACAACCGGCAGCTGGCACAGAGACAGCCTCCCCTACCTGGACCCCGGGTTCTCGCTGCTCACCGCCGTGGTGCTGGTAACCGCAGTGGCCCCTCGGCTGAAGGTGTCGGTTCTGCTGCTGTTGGAGTGCGTTCCGGCGCAGCTAGACTTGCGGCGTTTGAGCGACCGGCTGACGGCAGTGAGCGGCGTGGTGGCGGTGCACGAACTCCACGTCTGGCGCCTCTCGGCTCGCCGGGTCGTGGCCAGTGCCCACGTGCAGTGCCGCAGCCTGGCCGGCTTTGCCCGTCTAGCTGGGGATCTGCGGCGGGTATTCGACAGCgaggggattcactcggtcacccTCCAACCCGAGGTCATCAACCCCGCTGTCGCCGGGGGCAACCCCACAACCTCCTGCCAGCTCGCCTGTGGCCCCGACTGCGCCACGAAACTGTGCTGCGATTGGCCGGAGGGAGCGTAGGAGGCGGCTGGAAAATGGACAACAAATCAACTGTGAAATATCACCAAACATAAAAAaaccgtgtgtgagagagagtgtgagagtgtgtgagagtgtgtgtgagagtgtgtgagagtgtgtgtgagtgtgtgtgtaagagtgtgtgagagtgtgtgtgtaagagtgtgtgagagtgtgtgtgtgagtatgtgtgtgtgtaagagtgtgagagtgtgtgagagagtgtgtgagagtgtgtgagagtgtgtgagtgtgtgtgagagtgtgtgtgtaagagtgtgtgagagtgtgtgtgagtgtgtgtgtaagtgtgtgagagtgtgtgtgagagtgtgtgtgagtgtgtgtgtgtgggtatgagtgtgacagtatgtatgagtgtgtgtgcatgtgtatgtgtgtgtgtgagtgagtgtgcaagagtgtgtgtgtgtaagagactgtgtgtgtaagtgtgtgcaagagtgtgtgtgtaagagagtgtgtgtgtaagtgtgtgtgagcgagtgtgcaagagtgtgtgtgtgtaagagtgtgtgtgtaagtgtgtgagtgagtgtgcaagagtgtgagtgagagtgtgtgtgtgagagtgagtgtgtgagtgtgtgtgagtgagtgtgcaagagtgtgtgtgagagtgtgtgtgtgagagtgtgtgtgtaagagtgtgtgagtatgagtgtgacagtatgtgtgagtgtgagagtgtgtgtgagagtgtgtgtgtgtaagaatgtgtaagagtgtgtgggtatgagtgtggcagtatgtatgagtgtgtgtgcatgtgtatgtgtgtgtgtgagtgagtgtgcaagagtgtgtgtgtgtgtaagagagtgtgtgtgtgtgagtgtgtgtgagagtgtgtgtgagagtgtgtgtgtaagagtgtgtgtgtgtatgtgagagtgagtgtgagtgtgtaagagagtgtgagtgtgtgtgtgtatgtgagagtgtgtgtgagtacccTGGTGTATTCTCTATGGCAACGTCTCGACTAACCAGAGTCAAATTCCCAACCAATCATAAAAAAATCAATTTAGATAAACGGACGGTGCTGGAGCGATCTCtggcatccgcagtgattttctCTTGTAATTACACAGTATCAATTGTTACTCCCTTTGCAATTTGGTATTTTTGTATCTGTccttcaacaacatgtctctttttccagAAATTCTCAAACTCTGTACCAGCAAGCAACTG
This genomic interval from Mustelus asterias unplaced genomic scaffold, sMusAst1.hap1.1 HAP1_SCAFFOLD_1376, whole genome shotgun sequence contains the following:
- the LOC144488213 gene encoding proton-coupled zinc antiporter SLC30A1-like — translated: MAACGVNAARWLWILLLSVSALLGLIFSQLSDSLTLLLDSFHCLPVLFELAMPPLADWLARRPAPSSHTFAWERLAPVGVLVADVLSLSLCCSVSVAAMARLLAPHPFHRPVLPIAAGTAGIFLNLGVHLWLRSVGNGRNSSPRPDSGQDQPDTSAENPQPKDKDVTGCRREAEAIRGTADRGAHGKRAAVTSGWEILVCLTGVAQSVLNSVLALVVGLLHSLPVPTTGSWHRDSLPYLDPGFSLLTAVVLVTAVAPRLKVSVLLLLECVPAQLDLRRLSDRLTAVSGVVAVHELHVWRLSARRVVASAHVQCRSLAGFARLAGDLRRVFDSEGIHSVTLQPEVINPAVAGGNPTTSCQLACGPDCATKLCCDWPEGA